The Syngnathus typhle isolate RoL2023-S1 ecotype Sweden linkage group LG11, RoL_Styp_1.0, whole genome shotgun sequence genome contains a region encoding:
- the card19 gene encoding caspase recruitment domain family, member 19, translating into MGDSFHDQLTEDGAFLRTERRLDTELVDKIILQLNRIYPQVLSDKEATKFRNLDVPTCLRLGELLTHLQAKGEEACREFYRALHLHVEDVYYSLPTRLRLRDSFDPIAYPSAYKERHVMNDKSPLFFLGCFSVAVGMALVYYFGEAKVTGGSRALGMAALGLKRKAREILVWYTEESLMK; encoded by the exons ATGGGAG ACAGTTTCCATGACCAGCTGACAGAGGATGGCGCCTTCCTCAGAACAGAGAGGAGACTGGACACAGAGCTGGTGGACAAAATTATTCTGCAGCTCAACAGAATCTACCCGCAAGTACTCTCAGACAAGGAGGCCACCAAG TTTCGCAACTTGGATGTGCCCACGTGCCTCCGCCTAGGTGAGCTCCTGACGCACCTGCAGGCAAAAGGAGAAGAAGCCTGCAGGGAATTTTACAGGGCTCTTCACCTGCATGTTGAGGACGTCTATTACAGCTTGCCAACACGGCTCCGCCTCCGAG ATTCTTTTGATCCCATCGCATATCCAAGTGCCTACAAAGAGAGACATGTCATGAACGACAAAA GTCCACTCTTCTTTTTAGGCTGCTTCAGTGTTGCAGTTGGAATGGCATTAGTCTATTACTTTGGTG AAGCCAAAGTGACTGGAGGAAGCAGGGCCCTTGGGATGGCGGCTTTGGGTTTGAAAAGAAAAGCTCGCGAGATCCTTGTTTGGTACACAGAAGAAAGCCTCATGAAGTAA
- the bicd2 gene encoding protein bicaudal D homolog 2 yields the protein MADQEYPEAVLVNEAGPQWLQVEVERLSRELRETTQEKIQAAEYGLAVLEEKQQLKQRFDELETEHEVVRQELDQLREAFGQAHSAHRKVAADGESREESLILESASKEAQYQQKILELQNELRQAKVSIASVQTENERLSHIALEMRETSDQVELQRSQLRDDIREYKVREARLLQDCSELEEENISLQKQVSALRQNQVEFEGLKYEIRRLEEDSQCLNSQLEDAMKLREIAERQLTEALETIKTEREQKATLRKELSHYVTIGGSVYNGSFNISFDNLKLHDEPSAISDLDNDDLIRGFENGLMKAGEGNKDDDSSAGQRGDSFKPAPSLVDDLLSELNISEIQKLKQQLGQVEREKMALINTLQENQKHLEQAYGTVSEQKETVNRLTENLSAMRKLQASKERQSALDGEKDRDSHEDGDYYELDINGPEILKCKYTVAVSEAGELRQELKTLRAQYENCRSQYQDERARLESDLHELRTKLASLEKISQADKTEMARLEKELRLVTQTAGESLGSLNVAQDELIVFSEELANLYHHVCMCNNETPNRVMLDYYKEGKAMVRRGQEAKAPSSSVLLTNGLVPETDAKKEDSADSAVVSVPEHRPEPMNVYNLVAIIRDQIRHLQQAVDRTTELSHQRLANLELSAVVDKDKEACMEEILKLKSLLSTKREQIATLRAVLKANKQTAEVALANLKSKYDSEKAIVTETMLKLRNELKALKEDAATFSSLRAMFASRCDDYVTQLDEMQRQLAAAEDEKKTLNSLLRMAIQQKLALTQRLEDLEFDHEQARRSTATMAVGKSKTKGKGAPSSTR from the exons ATGGCGGACCAGGAATATCCTGAAGCGGTACTGGTGAACGAGGCCGGGCCGCAGTGGCTCCAAGTCGAGGTGGAACGCCTTTCTCGGGAGCTGCGTGAAACAACGCAGGAAAAGATCCAGGCGGCGGAATATGGACTGGCGGTCCTGGAGGAGAAACAGCAGCTCAAGCAGCGATTCGATGAGTTGGAGACCGAGCATGAGGTGGTCCGACAGGAGCTGGATCAGCTTAGAGAG GCCTTCGGCCAAGCGCACTCAGCCCACAGGAAAGTAGCAGCAGACGGAGAGAGCAGGGAGGAATCGTTGATCTTGGAGTCGGCCAGTAAGGAGGCGCAGTACCAGCAGAAAATTTTGGAGCTGCAGAATGAGCTTCGCCAGGCCAAAGTCTCAATTGCCAGTGTGCAAACTGAGAATGAGCGCCTGTCACACATCGCTTTGGAAATGAGAGAG ACCTCTGACCAGGTGGAGCTGCAGCGCAGTCAGCTGCGGGATGACATCCGAGAGTATAAGGTGCGGGAGGCCCGCCTGCTGCAGGACTGCAGTGAATTGGAAGAGGAGAACATCTCTCTGCAGAAACAAGTGTCTGCGCTACGACAGAACCAG GTGGAATTTGAAGGACTCAAGTACGAGATCCGCCGTCTGGAGGAGGACTCCCAGTGCCTGAACAGCCAGCTGGAGGATGCCATGAAACTGAGGGAGATTGCCGAGCGCCAGCTAACCGAGGCCTTAGAGACGATTAAAACGGAACGTGAGCAGAAGGCCACTTTACGGAAGGAGCTCTCGCACTACGTGACCATCGGCGGCTCCGTTTACAACGGCTCCTTCAATATCTCCTTCGACAACCTGAAACTGCACGACGAACCCTCCGCAATCTCCGATCTGGACAACGACGACTTGATCCGAGGCTTTGAGAACGGCTTGATGAAGGCGGGCGAAGGCAATAAAGACGACGATTCTTCGGCAGGCCAGAGAGGAGACTCCTTCAAGCCTGCGCCGAGCCTGGTGGACGACCTGCTGAGCGAGCTCAACATTTCTGAGATTCAGAAACTGAAACAACAGCTTGGACAG GTGGAAAGGGAGAAAATGGCCCTCATCAACACTCTGCAGGAGAACCAGAAGCATCTTGAACAGGCCTACGGAACCGTATCCGAGCAAAAGGAAACAGTCAACAGACTCACTGAGAACCTTAGCGCCATGAGGAAGCTTCAGGCCAGCAAGGAGCGTCAGTCCGCCCTCGACGGGGAAAAAGATCGTGACAGCCACGAAGACGGAGACTACTACGAGCTGGACATCAACGGGCCGGAGATCCTCAAGTGTAAATACACCGTGGCTGTTTCTGAAGCCGGCGAGTTGAGGCAGGAGCTAAAGACGCTTAGGGCGCAGTACGAGAATTGTCGAAGCCAGTACCAAGACGAGCGGGCGCGTCTGGAGAGTGACCTCCATGAGCTCAGAACAAAGTTAGCGTCCCTGGAGAAGATTAGCCAAGCGGATAAAACGGAGATGGCCCGTCTGGAGAAGGAGCTCCGTCTGGTTACCCAGACCGCGGGGGAATCACTCGGCAGTCTCAACGTGGCCCAGGATGAGCTCATAGTGTTCAGCGAGGAGCTGGCTAATCTTTACCATCACGTTTGCATGTGCAACAATGAGACCCCCAACCGTGTTATGTTGGACTACTACAAAGAGGGCAAAGCAATGGTGAGGCGAGGACAAGAAGCAAAGGCACCCTCCTCTTCTGTACTTCTCACTAACGGTCTCGTTCCCGAAACCGACGCTAAAAAGGAGGACTCCGCAGACAGCGCCGTCGTTTCGGTCCCAGAGCATCGCCCGGAGCCCATGAACGTCTACAACCTGGTCGCCATCATCCGAGACCAGATCCGCCACCTGCAGCAAGCGGTGGACCGGACCACTGAGTTGTCCCACCAAAGACTGGCCAACCTTGAGCTGAGCGCGGTGGTGGATAAGGACAAAGAGGCTTGCATGGAGGAGATCCTCAAATTAAAGTCTCTGCTCAGCACCAAGAGAGAACAGATCGCCACGCTCAGAGCTGTGCTCAAAGCCAACAAACAG ACGGCTGAAGTCGCACTGGCTAACTTGAAGAGCAAATACGACAGCGAGAAGGCCATTGTGACCGAAACAATGTTGAAGCTCCGCAATGAACTCAAGGCTTTAAAAGAAGACGCTGCCACCTTCTCCTCCCTCAGAGCCATGTTTGCTTCAAG GTGCGACGATTATGTGACCCAGCTCGACGAAATGCAGAGGCAACTGGCGGCGGCCGAGGACGAGAAGAAGACGTTGAACTCTCTGTTGCGAATGGCCATCCAGCAGAAACTGGCCCTCACCCAGCGTCTGGAGGACCTGGAGTTTGACCACGAGCAGGCGCGCCGCAGCACTGCCACTATGGCGGTGGGAAAGAGCAAGACTAAGGGCAAGGGAGCCCCGTCCAGTACTCGC TGA